From one Thermatribacter velox genomic stretch:
- a CDS encoding [FeFe] hydrogenase, group A — translation MNEKRAVIIDGQEVPLNGEKNILEVAKKANIDIPTFCYHSDLSVYGACRMCIVEVEGRGILPACSTPPEPGMIIHTNSSRILKARKMNIEFYLANHERDCTTCEKNLNCRLQEMASRMGIREVRFGERTEKVPRDVSSFSLVRNPNRCILCGDCVRTCQEIEGIGVYDFSHRGSRATVEPAFGKSLAEVECVYCGQCAIRCPTAALVVKSEVDAAWEAILDPDKFVVAQIAPAVRVAIGEAFGLPPGEITTGKIVTALKKIGFDRVYDTSFSADLTTIEEAEEFIKRLQKNERLPQFTSCCPSWVLFAERNYPFYLEHLSTARSPQQMFGSVIKNFVAKQEGIAPERTVSVSIMPCTSKKFEARRPEFKNQKYADVDIVLTAQETIQLIRSANIDFNELEPQPFDVPLGAGTGAGVLFGVTGGVTEAVLRYAYERLTGEELKKVEFEQVRGLGAVRVAEVEFGTRKVKVAIVHGLANAQRLIQEIRAGKRYYDFVEVMNCPGGCIGGGGMPLGYPDYPEVLRKRAQGLYHADRLSPVRKPQDSPTIKLLYERWLKEPNSEIAERFLHTRFSSRRRISREIIRIQEAKSAQKVDVAICVGTSCYLKGSYNLIQALANLAREYEVEDKVSIGATFCLEKCAQGPNIRINEEIVTGVSAENLRKIFEEKVLSKLQESLTH, via the coding sequence ATGAATGAAAAGAGAGCGGTCATAATTGATGGCCAGGAAGTTCCTCTAAACGGTGAAAAGAATATTTTGGAAGTCGCCAAGAAAGCAAATATAGATATCCCTACCTTCTGTTATCACTCAGATCTGAGTGTGTATGGCGCTTGCCGTATGTGCATAGTGGAAGTTGAAGGAAGAGGTATTTTGCCAGCTTGTTCTACACCCCCGGAACCAGGAATGATAATTCACACCAATAGCTCTCGCATACTGAAAGCCCGAAAAATGAACATTGAATTTTACCTTGCCAACCATGAGCGAGACTGCACAACCTGCGAAAAAAATCTCAACTGCCGCCTCCAGGAAATGGCTTCTCGTATGGGTATCAGAGAAGTTCGCTTTGGCGAGAGAACCGAAAAAGTACCCCGGGATGTTTCCAGCTTCTCGCTGGTCCGCAATCCAAATCGGTGCATCCTCTGTGGAGATTGCGTGCGAACCTGTCAGGAAATAGAGGGTATCGGTGTCTATGATTTTTCCCATCGTGGTTCTCGCGCTACGGTTGAGCCTGCATTTGGAAAAAGCCTTGCTGAAGTAGAGTGTGTATACTGTGGTCAATGTGCCATTCGTTGCCCGACCGCCGCTTTGGTAGTGAAATCGGAAGTTGATGCTGCCTGGGAAGCGATTCTGGACCCTGATAAATTTGTGGTAGCTCAAATTGCACCAGCAGTAAGGGTTGCCATCGGCGAAGCCTTTGGTCTACCACCGGGCGAAATCACCACCGGAAAAATCGTTACCGCTTTGAAGAAAATAGGTTTTGACCGGGTATATGATACTTCTTTCAGTGCAGACCTCACCACTATAGAAGAAGCCGAAGAGTTTATCAAGCGTTTGCAAAAGAACGAGAGGTTGCCTCAGTTTACCTCTTGCTGTCCTTCCTGGGTACTTTTTGCAGAAAGAAATTATCCTTTCTACTTGGAACACCTCTCAACCGCCAGGTCTCCACAGCAGATGTTTGGCTCAGTAATCAAGAATTTCGTCGCCAAACAGGAAGGAATAGCACCAGAGCGTACGGTTTCTGTGTCCATAATGCCCTGTACATCGAAAAAATTTGAGGCCAGAAGACCAGAATTCAAAAATCAAAAGTATGCCGATGTCGATATTGTGCTTACTGCTCAGGAAACCATCCAGCTTATACGCTCGGCGAACATTGATTTCAATGAACTGGAGCCTCAACCTTTTGACGTACCCCTTGGAGCAGGAACCGGAGCTGGAGTTCTGTTTGGAGTAACCGGTGGAGTCACTGAAGCGGTGCTGCGCTATGCCTACGAAAGGCTGACCGGCGAGGAACTCAAGAAAGTGGAGTTCGAACAGGTGAGAGGCTTAGGAGCAGTCAGGGTAGCAGAAGTTGAATTCGGCACCAGAAAGGTAAAAGTAGCTATAGTACATGGCCTGGCTAATGCCCAGCGCTTGATTCAGGAAATACGCGCAGGAAAACGCTACTATGACTTTGTGGAAGTAATGAACTGTCCTGGAGGGTGCATTGGTGGTGGAGGCATGCCGTTGGGCTATCCTGATTATCCCGAAGTGTTGCGCAAGCGCGCTCAGGGTCTTTATCATGCTGACAGACTATCTCCAGTGCGTAAGCCTCAGGACAGCCCAACAATTAAGCTTCTCTATGAGCGCTGGCTTAAAGAACCCAACAGTGAAATTGCCGAAAGGTTTTTGCACACTCGTTTCTCTTCGCGTCGCAGGATAAGCAGGGAAATAATCCGCATTCAGGAGGCCAAAAGTGCTCAGAAAGTTGACGTTGCAATATGTGTGGGTACCAGCTGCTATCTCAAAGGGTCCTACAACCTGATTCAAGCTCTGGCTAACCTGGCTCGGGAGTACGAGGTGGAAGATAAGGTAAGCATTGGTGCTACCTTCTGCTTAGAAAAATGTGCTCAAGGACCTAACATAAGAATCAACGAGGAAATAGTTACCGGAGTTTCTGCAGAAAATTTAAGGAAAATATTTGAGGAAAAGGTTCTTTCTAAACTTCAGGAGTCATTGACGCATTAA